The region GCGAGGAAGGCGGCAACGCTCATCCTCAGCCCGTACACAATGGAGACAAGCATGAAACTTCGCGCCCCCGCATTTCCCTTGGCACGCCTTGCTGCCGCTATCGCCGTATTCGGTTTCGCCGGTCTCGTCACGACGCCGCTTGAGCTGATCTCTTTTCTGCTGGCGATCATCACGGTCGCGCTCAATATCCGCCAGAATCACTGGGCCTGGCTATTTTCCATTTTGTCTTCCGCCTTGTACGGCGTGGTGTTCGTCGAGGCGCGCCTGTACGGCGACGCCGGCCTGCAATGTGTGTTCGTGGCGGTGTCGGTGTGGGGCTGGTATCAATGGCTGCGCGGCGGCGAGGAGCATTTGCCGCTGAAGGCATCGGCGCTGTCGCGCCGTGGCGTGCTGTGGTCGGGACTGGCCTGGCTGGCCGGCTTCGCCGTGCTATCGGTGTTCCTGCGTCATTTCACGGATACCGACGTGCCGCACATGGACGGCTTCCTCACGGCAGGCAGCCTGGTCGGGCAATTCCTGCTGTCGCGCAAGAAGATTGAAAACTGGCTGGTCTGGATCGCGGTCGATGTGCTCTACGTCGGGCTGTATCTCTACAAGCACCTGACGCTGACGGCCATTCTGTATGGATTGTTCGTGCTGCTGGCGATCGCCGGATGGCGAGCCTGGCGGCAGGCGCCGCCGACCGCATCGTAGGTGTCGGCAACTTTCGGTTTCAGTCGGCCAGGATGACGCGGTTCTTGCCGGCGTTCTTGGCCTTGTACAGCGCCACGTCGGCACGCTTGATCAGGTCCGCCTGGCTTTCACCCGGAGCGCGATAGGCAACGCCGCCGCTAAAGGTGATCAGCAGGCGCTGGCTGTTATGCATGAAAATGCGCTTGGTCAGTTCGCGCTGCACGCGGGTGATGATCTGCATCGCTTCGGCCGGTTCGGTTTCCGGCAACAGCACCAGGAATTCTTCGCCGCCGAAACGCGCGATCACGTCCAGCTTGCGTAGCGTTTCCTTGACCACGCTCACCAGATGCACCAGCACTTCGTCGCCGGTGGCGTGACCGTGCGTGTCGTTGATGCGCTTGAAATCATCGAGGTCGAGCAGGGCGATACACAGTGGCGCGCCGAGACGGTCGGCGTTGATGATCTCGCGCTCCAGCGATTCGTCCATGCCGCGACGGTTGAGGCTGCCGGTCAGCTGGTCTTCGCGCACCAGTTCGCCCATATGGACGAGTTGGGACTCCAGCGCGGTGATGCGCGCCTCGGCCTTTTGCATTTCCTGGCGCGCATTGATCATTTCGTCGCGCGAGCGCAGCGCTTCGTCCTGGGCTTCCTTCGTCGCGTTCATGATGCCGTTGAGCACCGAGTTGAGGTCGCTGATGTCGGAGGCCTGGCTGATCTGCTGCGAGAAACTGGTGATGGTCTTGTGATAGTTGTCGGTCGTCGACACCATCGCACTGAGGCGATCGACGAAGGTCAGCATCATGTTCTTGGCAGTGACCTTTTCTTCGCTCAGCGTGTTCTTGAGCAGGCCCTGCTTGAAGATGACTTCCTTCAGGGTCTTGGTGGCATCGGCCAGCGAAGTCTTGCTGATCGGGCCGTTGATCAGCTCCTGCACGGCAGTGATCTGGCTGCTCAGCCATGAGCCTTTTTCCAGCAGGCCGTGGATGTTCTCCAGCAGCAGCTGGAACAGGCGCATCAGCAATTCCTGCTGCAGGGCGATGTCTTCGCTCTTGAGCTCGATCTGGAAGCTCATCTGCTTGAGGCGGCCGATGACTTCGTTCATGGCTTGCTCGGAGAATGCGGTCTTGAGATCGAGTCCGATCGACTTCGATTCGTTCGCCAGTTCCGGTGCTTCGATCAGCAGCGACGCCATGTTGAAGATCAGCACGCGCGCCAGCACCTCGCGCAGCATCTTTTCCTTCTTGCTATCGCGGATGAATTCGCGTTCCGGATCGATCGGCACGAGCTGGCCGTGCGGGACCAGGTTGCGCGAAGGAAAATACTGTTCGACAAAATTATCCAGCTCGTCGTTGTAGTCCTTCCAGTCGCTGCCGTTGATCGCCATCGTCAGGCGCAGTCCCAGCTTGCCGATGTCGCCCGGCTGCTGCGTCAGATGCTGGGCGAACGCGGAAAGAACGCCTTCCGGTTTCAGGTCGCTCTTGGTACCGACGATTTCTTCGTAGGCTTCGCGGTAAGCGTCGGGAGTAGGGGCAATGCGGCGTGTTGCGAGTTGCTGGAAGGCTTCTCGCGCGATATCGACGGGACTTTGAGCTGGCTTTTTTGACATGCCTGTTGGACGGCTTCTTATTCAAACGGATTGCGACTAAGTCTCGTGGCTCCCCGCCGGAGATGTCGGAATAACATCCTGGCGCCCCGGCGCTCTCTACCTGTGCAGAGCGTATTGTGTCGTTTTACTGGTTGTTTCTTTACGACATTACAACGCGTAGGACGAGACCTGTCTTTTAACGCATTTTACCGTCTGGCGGTTTACACCGGCGAACCGGTTGCGCATTTATTCGACTAAGTTGTTTTTCAGCGCATAGTGCGTGAGCTCGGCGTTGTGGCGCAATTTCATTTTGGCCAGGACGCGCGAACGATACATGCTGATGGTTTTGACCGAGAGCAATAATTCGGCCGCGATATCGCTCACGGTCTTGCCGGACGCGATCATCACCATGGTCTGGTATTCGCGATCGGACAGGGTTTCGTGCAGCGGCGTTTCATGGTCGAAACCGATCTGGTTGGCAAGCTCCTGCGCCAGCGACGGGCTGATGTACTTGCGCCCGGCGGCGACCTGGCGAATCGCGTTGATCAGTTCGGACGGCGCCGCCTGTTTGTTGAGGAAGCCGGCCGCGCCGGCCTTGAGAGCGCGTATGGCGTACTGGTCTTCGCGATGGATGGACAGCATCAGCACCGGCAGCTTGGGGATTTCCTTCTTGATCTGCTTGAGCACGTCGATGCCGGTGCGATCCGGCAGGATGATGTCCAGCAGCAGCACGTCGCAGTTGCCCAGCCGGGTCAGCTTGATGGTTTCCAGTCCGTTCTCGGCGTTGCCGACGACGATGATGTCCTTGGTGCCGCTGCAGATCTGCCGGAGGCCTTCACGTACGATCGCGTGATCGTCGGCGATTGCCACTTTGATGGCAGAACTGTTCTTTTTCGTTATTGGCATGGGGTGCTGTCTGTCTCCGGGCTGAACGTGGCGCTATTTTATAAGGTTAGCGGTGGATAGGACAGGGAGCGTCAGCCGCAATTGCGTGCCGCCGTTCTCGGCGGGCAACAGCTCCAGCGTGGCGCCGGCCAGCATGGCGCGTTCGCGCATGCCGCGCAGTCCGGATGATTGCGCTCGCGTGCCGGCGTCCTGCGGCAGGCCGACGCCATCATCGGCGATGATCAGTGTCAGCGTCCGGCCATCATGGCGCAGCCAGATGTCGACGTTGCGCGCCGCTGCATGGCGGCCGGCGTTGTGCAGCGCCTCGCGCGCGATCCGGTACAGGCTGACGCTCTGGAATGCATCGAGCAACGCCGGGGGCAACTCGCCGTCGGCGACGTCGACGTGCAGGTGGTGCGGCACGCTGGTGTCGCGTGCGAAACTGCGCGCCAGCCATTCCAGCGCAGCTTGCAGGCCCAGATCAAGTATTGCCGGATGCAAGTCGTCAATGATGTCGTGCATGGCGTCGAGGGCGCCGTCGATCAAGCCGTCGGCATGGCGCGCCTGGTCGAGCAGGGTGGCGTTGTCAGCGGGAAGCTGCCCGGCGAGTTGGGCCAGCGCCATCTTGAGCGCGGTCAGATGGCTGCCGAGTTCGTCATGCAGGTCTTTGGCGATGCGCCGGCGTTCGGCTTCCTTGATGCGTTCGGCAGTCGGGGCCGGGAGGGCGGCAGGAGTGTCGCTCATGGTGCAGTAGTAGGGAGGAGCAGGGAATCAAGCGGCAATCATAAGGCAGATGAAGCGCAAATCAGCAGATATCGGTCCGTCAATGCAACAAAATGGCGATTAAACGCCGGGCAAAGGGGGATTAATGGGCCTGCAAGCGAGTCCGGACGCGGTATGGAAGTTTTTTGGCGCAAAGGCTTCCATTTCGCCCAAAAGCGGTGCTATAATCTCGTCTTTCGCGGCTGTAGCTCAGCTGGATAGAGTACTTGGCTACGAACCAAGGGGTCGTGGGTTCGATTCCTGCCAGCCGCACCAGATATAAAGGGTCCATCGCAAGATGGGCCCTTTTGTCTTTCTGCTTCACCAAATCCCGCCAAATTCCTTCTCCCCCTACGTTTTCCTTCCGTCAGGCCGTTTGGCTCCGTTCGGGATCGTTTTACGTTGATTTGACAGAAAATATTTTCATATGTAATATTTTTCTGACATATGAAGTCGACCATCAGAAAAAGTCTTTCCGCCTTCAGCGGCGACCGGCTGCTGCAACTGCTGACGGCGCTCGACAACCCGCACCGCCTGCGCATCCTGGCGGCGCTGCATGGGCAGGGGCGCAACTACATCAGCCAGCTGGCGCGCGACCTCGGCATCAGCCGGCCATTGCTGCATCTGCATCTGCAGAAGCTGGAAGAGGCCGGACTGGTGCGCAGCGCGCGCGAGCTGTCTGAGGACGGCAAGGCGCTCAACTACTTCGAGCTTGTCGATTTTTCGTTGTCGCTGAATCCGCAAATGATCGCGGAGGCGGTACAAAGCCTGAGTGCATCAACCACAAAATCAGATTGAAGAGGATCCGCATGTCGCATTCGAGTACGTTTTTCCTGCTGTCCGTTCTGATGCTGCTGACCGTCTTGCTGGTCTTCGCGATGAAATACTGGTCGGCGGCACGCCGTGCCGACATGCAGATCGCCTACGCCAACAACTATCGCGAGCTGGCGGAAAAACTGGCGACGCTGCAAGGCGCCAGCACCAGCAAGCTCGGGGCGCTGGAGCATGACGTCGGCGACATGAATGCGCGGCTGGCGCGCATCGAAAAAATCCTGCGCGAAGTGGAATAGGAAATAGGGAATAGGCCATGATCAGCGCAAGCAAACGGCGTCACGCCGAACAGTTGTCCCAACTCCACTGGATGCGCCGGGTGTCGCTGCTGGAAGGCAGCACCTTGTTGCTGCTCGTCTGCGTGGGCGTACCGCTCAAACATGTGGCGGGTTATCCGGCGGCGAGCGCGGTGATCGGCCCGATCCACGGCCTGGCGTTCCTGCTGTACGTGTATTGCATGGCGCGCATGCTGGCGACGGGAGGCTGGTCGCGCAGCGAAATCGTCAGGCTGGTCATCGCCGCCGTGATCCCCTTCGGCGCCTTCGTCAATGAGCGTCATTTGAAGCGCAAGCAGTCAGTTCTGCTCGCGCAGGGAGAGACCGCGTGATGTATCTCTGGATCAAGGCGTTTCACGTCGCCTCCGTCGTGACATGGATCGGCGGCATGCTGATCATGGCGTTGGCGCTGCAAACCTTGCAGAAGGCGACACTGGAACGTTCTGCGGCGGAACTGCGCTTGCTG is a window of Herbaspirillum hiltneri N3 DNA encoding:
- a CDS encoding ArsR/SmtB family transcription factor, yielding MKSTIRKSLSAFSGDRLLQLLTALDNPHRLRILAALHGQGRNYISQLARDLGISRPLLHLHLQKLEEAGLVRSARELSEDGKALNYFELVDFSLSLNPQMIAEAVQSLSASTTKSD
- a CDS encoding GGDEF domain-containing protein; the protein is MSKKPAQSPVDIAREAFQQLATRRIAPTPDAYREAYEEIVGTKSDLKPEGVLSAFAQHLTQQPGDIGKLGLRLTMAINGSDWKDYNDELDNFVEQYFPSRNLVPHGQLVPIDPEREFIRDSKKEKMLREVLARVLIFNMASLLIEAPELANESKSIGLDLKTAFSEQAMNEVIGRLKQMSFQIELKSEDIALQQELLMRLFQLLLENIHGLLEKGSWLSSQITAVQELINGPISKTSLADATKTLKEVIFKQGLLKNTLSEEKVTAKNMMLTFVDRLSAMVSTTDNYHKTITSFSQQISQASDISDLNSVLNGIMNATKEAQDEALRSRDEMINARQEMQKAEARITALESQLVHMGELVREDQLTGSLNRRGMDESLEREIINADRLGAPLCIALLDLDDFKRINDTHGHATGDEVLVHLVSVVKETLRKLDVIARFGGEEFLVLLPETEPAEAMQIITRVQRELTKRIFMHNSQRLLITFSGGVAYRAPGESQADLIKRADVALYKAKNAGKNRVILAD
- a CDS encoding sensor histidine kinase, giving the protein MSDTPAALPAPTAERIKEAERRRIAKDLHDELGSHLTALKMALAQLAGQLPADNATLLDQARHADGLIDGALDAMHDIIDDLHPAILDLGLQAALEWLARSFARDTSVPHHLHVDVADGELPPALLDAFQSVSLYRIAREALHNAGRHAAARNVDIWLRHDGRTLTLIIADDGVGLPQDAGTRAQSSGLRGMRERAMLAGATLELLPAENGGTQLRLTLPVLSTANLIK
- a CDS encoding response regulator, whose amino-acid sequence is MPITKKNSSAIKVAIADDHAIVREGLRQICSGTKDIIVVGNAENGLETIKLTRLGNCDVLLLDIILPDRTGIDVLKQIKKEIPKLPVLMLSIHREDQYAIRALKAGAAGFLNKQAAPSELINAIRQVAAGRKYISPSLAQELANQIGFDHETPLHETLSDREYQTMVMIASGKTVSDIAAELLLSVKTISMYRSRVLAKMKLRHNAELTHYALKNNLVE
- a CDS encoding DUF3817 domain-containing protein, with the translated sequence MISASKRRHAEQLSQLHWMRRVSLLEGSTLLLLVCVGVPLKHVAGYPAASAVIGPIHGLAFLLYVYCMARMLATGGWSRSEIVRLVIAAVIPFGAFVNERHLKRKQSVLLAQGETA
- the pnuC gene encoding nicotinamide riboside transporter PnuC; its protein translation is MKLRAPAFPLARLAAAIAVFGFAGLVTTPLELISFLLAIITVALNIRQNHWAWLFSILSSALYGVVFVEARLYGDAGLQCVFVAVSVWGWYQWLRGGEEHLPLKASALSRRGVLWSGLAWLAGFAVLSVFLRHFTDTDVPHMDGFLTAGSLVGQFLLSRKKIENWLVWIAVDVLYVGLYLYKHLTLTAILYGLFVLLAIAGWRAWRQAPPTAS